A window of Odocoileus virginianus isolate 20LAN1187 ecotype Illinois chromosome 3, Ovbor_1.2, whole genome shotgun sequence genomic DNA:
CGGCTCGGCTTCCTCTTTTGTAGATAGCGGAGCGGGTATTCTTGAACTGGAGGGCTTCTCCCGCGCGAACGTTCGAAGCGGGTGTTGTGGGCCCCGGCCGGGCGGGAAACGTTGCTCTCGCAGCTCCTAGTGAAGCAGGAGTGTTCCTGGTGGGCTGTGAGGCTGGGCCGGGGCTCAGACCGCCCGCTCTGTGCCCTCGCTCGCAGTGAGCAACTGATGCAGCTATACAGTGCGCGCCAGCGACGGCGGCTGAACCGCGGCCTGCGGAGGAAGCAGCACTCGCTGCTGAAGCGGCTGCGCAAGGCCAAGAAAGATGCGCCGCCCATGGAGAAGCCCGAGGTCGTGAAGACGCACCTGCGCGACATGATCATTCTGCCCGAAATGGTGGGCAGCATGGTGGGCGTCTACAACGGCAAGACCTTCAACCAGGTGGAAATCAAGGTGCGTGTGGGCTGCGCTGGGCCCGGGGGTGGGGCCCCGCCACCGTCCCTCTGCTGACTATCCCGCACCCTTCCTCTGCAGCCTGAGATGATCGGCCACTACCTGGGCGAGTTCTCCATCACCTACAAGCCCGTGAAACACGGCCGGCCCGGTATCGGGGCTACCCATTCCTCCCGCTTCATCCCCCTCAAGTAACCTGCTGGCCAATAAAAGCAGAGATTTCTCTAGTCCTGAGTGCGACCTGTTTTTACTTCCCGTGGGTGCTGTGACCCATCGAGGCTCCCAGGAATGGGGCTGGGCATGATCACAATATCTGGAAGCTAAGGTGAAAAACTAAGCTAAGGTGCCAGAGCCAGGCAGCATGTGACCTGGGCTTTCCTGCTGTAGACACAGCCGGTCTCAGGTAGGTTGAGGCTAGGGATCAGGTGTACTGGGTTCTGTGACAAGTCCTGGGATGTCCAGGGACCTGTGCTGCCTTCGCTATGCCCCAGCCACTCCTGGACTGAAGGGAGCATTTCCCCTTCTGGAGCCCCTCTTCCCGAGCTCCCCCAGTGGGCCCACTTGTGGACAGTgacctgccctccctcccccatgCTCCAGCTTCTCACACCTTGCCTATGGTTCCTCAGTGCCCTGGGCACTCAATCATGCTGCCCATGTCTGTCCCTCTTTTTGACTTCCTTGCACTCCTGATCAGCTTCTAAAGATTTTCCAAAGTAACTCCAGGGCCCAGCCCGTGCACTGAGGCTTCCTGGGGTGTTGTGTGGGTGGGATCACCCCCATCTACCATGTTCCCTAAAGTGTTCCTGTCAGGTGTTACTTCCTTCACAGTGGCAAAGAAGACAGGTGCATTGGTGAATAGACAGGGTGGGTAACTGTCCAGGCAGCAGTGAGGCCCTAAGGGGTCTAACTGGCAGGACGAGGGAGAACGTGGACAGGACTCCCAGATTTAAGCCAGAGCTGGTGGAAGGTGGACACAGCAGGGGTGTGTCCTGCAGATGTTGAGGGATGGCCGGAGTCTGGGTGTGGAGATAGAGCACAAAggtgcctccctctcccctcagtGGCCGCTGCTCTGTGCTCATTTATCTCAGTTTTAACATAATTTGTTCTTACTGTCTGGGGGTGCGGTTGGCACAGcactgtgggatcctagttccccaaccagggatctaacctgctcTCCCTGCAGTGGGAATGTGGACACAACCAGAGGACTGCCACGGAAGTCCCCACGCTGTTAATATCCTGATCTGGAGTTTAGTTGAACAGAAAGCACGGGTCACTTAACAACCTGTCGTGGAGAAGGCCGGAGACAGTGTGACAGCACTGAGACTAGAGTGTCTGCAGTTTGTCTAGTAGTGTCCCTGATTCACAGGGTGCTCCTATAAACCCCTAGGGAAAGGGACAACCTGGAAGGAACAAGGCTGATAAAAGTAAGCAATGTCCAAATGCTGCCGGACCTCTagtccctgcccccatcccacccaagCTCCCGTTGGCTGAGTGGGGACCAGTGGGCCTGACCTACACCTGGCAGGAGGGAAGGGTGAGGGGAACGAAcacctgggtggtggtggtggtgaagagcATTGAGGGGCTGCCCGCTGGTTCATGGGGTTGAACACTCTGGACGGCCCCCTGTACCCAGTCAGGCTTCAAAGGGACCAACTAGAAACTTGGGCCCATCATGTGAGGCTTGGGTGTCAGGTGAGATCGCTAGCTGTCTGCttcatggacctttgtcagagaTACAGCCTGGAAGATCTGGGCTATACGGGCCAAGTTCACTTGAGACCTGCCTGGCCCGACTCGAGAGGGAGGGCAGGAGTGGGTGAGCATTTGCTGTATCCTCGATTGTCTGTTTTGGGGGTTTCCATAATTCAGAAAAACACATGTGCTGAAGTAAGCATGTTTTTCACATTGAATTCAAAGCGTATATAGAGgggtaagtaagtgttagtcacttagttgtgcccaactctttgtgaccccatggactgcagcccaccaggctcctctgtccatgagatttttctaggcaaggatactggagtggattgccatttccttctccaggggctcttcccaacccagggattgaacctgggtctcctgcactgcaggcagattttttttttttcttttttctctcttgttgcagagtgtcTTCCAATCACCAGATACTGAGCAAACTGGGAATGGAATGGGTACCTCTGCCAGGCTTGCTTTCCCTCCCGACTCTGAAGCTGGCAGAATACAAGCCATTCTCCAGATGAGATCATGGGAGgttaggcagattttttttactgactgagctacaagggaagccccatatagagTACACCTCAGAGAAAATTTGCCCCTTTTTGGAGAATTTTTTGACCCTGAGCTTGAAAAGCTGTACAAGTGCAGTTTTGGAGCCTCCAGGCCCCTGCAGGCGCAAAATGTGAGTACCAGGATTGTGAGCCCCCCCACCCTGCTGGGTGGAGAGGCCCTGGTAGAAGTGATGGGTGTGGTGTCTGGGTGGGCATTGCCATCTGGCTTTGTAAATAACCACGTATGATTAGGGGACAATGCAAATTAGTACCTCAAGGGGAACACCTTTTCCTACGCAGCTAGTGATGCGCGCAGCAGCAGCCAGGTGGCGCCCTATTCCGGGAGAACTTTTGGAGGTCCAGGGGGCGGGGCAGGAGTCCTTGTAGACTCGCATGGCCTCTCTCCGGTCCGCTGGCTCAGGCCATGCCACGCTCCTGCTTTGTCCTGTCTCCTGAACGTATCCTATTGGTTCCGCTCCCCGTACCCCAACCCTGGGCGCCATCTGCACCATCTCAGAGGCAGTTCCGTCACTCGACCCTCGGTTCCTTGTTGGTCAGAGTCGGCTGCCTTCAGAACCGCTTCCCCAGCGCCCCACTCCTACTACCCTGGCCGTTAACCTAAATGCATGTCATCCTCCTGGAAC
This region includes:
- the RPS15 gene encoding small ribosomal subunit protein uS19, encoding MAEVEQKKKRTFRKFTYRGVDLDQLLDMSYEQLMQLYSARQRRRLNRGLRRKQHSLLKRLRKAKKDAPPMEKPEVVKTHLRDMIILPEMVGSMVGVYNGKTFNQVEIKPEMIGHYLGEFSITYKPVKHGRPGIGATHSSRFIPLK